ATTTTCTACGCAAAAAAGTACTTACTATGGATATATGAAGAGTAGTACAACTGCAGAGAAAGTAATTAGCGAAAAGAATCAAGAAATTACTGAGAACGTAAAACTTGAATCAACACAAGATTTCAAACCTAAAAAAGGTGACTTCGTGAAATTGATTTCAAATGACGATGGTAAAACATTCTATAAAAAAACAGTCGTTAAACATGATGATATACCACATGGTTTAATGATGAAAATACATGAGATGGAAATGTAGCAATTAAAAACAGCAATTCGCAGAAGAGGCGAATTGCTGTTTTTTTAGTGGGAGTATTTAAAGTGTGTTAAGCGTCTTCTATTAATTTGTCGAATTCTTTATATACTTTTGTAACTTCTGGACCGATAACGATTTGGGCATTGTGCTTGTCTATGATCACAACACCATGCGCACCTGTTTGTATAATTTTGTCTTTATTGATTAATGAAGTATCTTGGAGTTCTAATCTTAACCTAGTCATACAATTTTCATATTCAATGACATTATCTTTCGTACCTATATTTTCTAATATTTTTTTAGACATATATTGATATTGATTGTGTGATAAAGTGAGGTCCTTCTCATCTTCTTCTCTTTCTTCATCAAAAGAAGTTTCTTCAATTTGACCAATAATCGGCACATGCCTTTTAGTGATGTAG
The Mammaliicoccus sp. Dog046 genome window above contains:
- a CDS encoding DUF4889 domain-containing protein, which translates into the protein MNKKSAILLIGSLVVVTLAVAALLLFSTQKSTYYGYMKSSTTAEKVISEKNQEITENVKLESTQDFKPKKGDFVKLISNDDGKTFYKKTVVKHDDIPHGLMMKIHEMEM